A section of the Sceloporus undulatus isolate JIND9_A2432 ecotype Alabama chromosome 3, SceUnd_v1.1, whole genome shotgun sequence genome encodes:
- the GATD3 gene encoding glutamine amidotransferase-like class 1 domain-containing protein 3A, mitochondrial translates to MYAPNISQMHVIDHSKGQPAEGESRNVLAESARIARGKIADLNKLTANDHDAVIFPGGFGAAKNLSTFAVDGKDCKVNGDVERVLKDFHKAGKPIGLCCISPVLAAKVLPGTEVTVGHEEEQGGKWPYAGTAGAIKALGGKHHVKEVTEAHVDTKHKVVTTPAFMCETDLHHIFDGIGAMVKNVLKLAGK, encoded by the exons ATGTATGCCCCAAAtatttctcagatgcatgttatTGACCATAGCAAGGGACAGCCAGCTGAAGGGGAATCCAG AAACGTCTTGGCAGAATCAGCAAGGATTGCTCGTGGTAAAATTGCAGACTTGAATAAACTTACTGCAAATGATCATGATGCTGTGATATTCCCTGGAGGATTTGGAGCTGCCAAAAACCT GTCTACCTTTGCTGTGGATGGGAAGGATTGTAAAGTGAATGGAGATGTGGAACGTGTATTAAAGGATTTCCACAAAGCTGGAAAGCCCATTGG tctgTGTTGCATTTCACCAGTCCTGGCTGCAAAGGTTCTTCCTGGTACGGAAGTCACTGTAGGACATGAAGAAGAGCAAGGTGGTAAATGGCCTTATGCTGGAACTGCTGGGGCCATAAAAGCACTGGGAGGAAAACACCATGTTAAAGAAGTAACA GAAGCCCATGTGGACACAAAGCACAAGGTGGTAACTACCCCAGCCTTTATGTGTGAAACTGACTTACATCACATCTTTGATGGTATTGGGGCTATGGTAAAAAATGTCTTGAAGctggcaggaaaatga